The Myxococcales bacterium genome includes the window GCGACCACCAACACGCGGGCTCCATGCGCGATCACCGTGCCTTCGCCCTTGAGCACCGCGGTTACGCGGAAGCGCGCTGCCAAGGCGAGCGCCGCCGCAACGCGATCGGCCTGCACCTCGGCTACAGAAAGGTCGAGCAATCGCGCCGCCTCCCCGGGATGAGGCGTGAGCACGGTGACGCCGGCGTCGCGCCGCGCCGCGGGCATACGCACCTCGCCCGCCGCTAACAAATTGAGCGCATCGGCATCGATCACGAGCGGCAGGTCGCTGCGCAGCGCTCGCGCCAGCGCCTCTATGGCATCGGCATCGCGGCCGAGGCCTGGGCCAACCACACACGCATGCGCCGGTCGCGTCCACAGCGCGGCATCCTGCGCCCACGAGGTCATCACCGGTGCTGGGGCACGCACCTCTACGTTATCTGGCGCGACGAGCACGACGGTGCCCGCCCCTGCGCGTAGGGCGCCATAGGCAGCCAGCCGCCCCGCGCCGCGCATGCCTGGCCCGCCGCCAACGCAGAGCACATGGCCGCGCACGCCCTTGTGCGCCTCCGCCGCCTCACGCGGCAGCCATGCGGCGGCATCGCGCGGCGAGATGAGCTGCGCGCGTGCCACGGCATTTGTCTCGGCCGGTGAGAGGCCAATGTCCGCAAATCGGACAATGCCCACCAGCCCCAGGCCTGGCGAAACCGCGTGCGCGAGCTTGTAGGCGCCACACGCGACGGTCATGTCGGCGCGTACCGCCGCCGCCGCGATGCCCGTGTCGGCGTTTATCCCCGAGGGGACATCCACCGCGATCACATAAGCCGCGCGCGGATACGCGGCGATCGCCTGCGCCGCGGCGCCATCCACCGCGCGCGCCACGCCGGTGCCAAAAATCGAATCGACGACCAAGGCACCCTCGACGTCGGCCAGATAAGCGGCCATGGCAAATGGCTTAAGCTCGCGCGCTATCACGCCATCTGCGGCCGCGTCGGCGCTCGCCGTGCGTGCCGCCTCCGTCCGCGGTGGCGCCACGGCCCATACGCGCACCGGCACGCCCGCCGCGGCCACGACGCGCGCGACAACGTAGCCATCGCCGCCATTGTTGCCGGGGCCGCACACCACGACCACGCGCGCCGCCGGCGCCTGCCGCCACCGCGCCAACACCACGTCCGCGACGCCCGCCCCGGCGCGCCGCATCAGCTCGCTTTGCGGTACGCCCCTCGCCATGAGCGCGGTCTCGAGCGCCAGCATGTCGGCGATCGAGACCACCGGCCTCATGCAGCGGCCCCGCAGGCCTGGACTAGCATGGCGGCAATCGCCTCGGCGTGCTCGCGAATCATCGGTTCGTCCGGGCCCTCGATCATCACGCGCGCCTTAGCCTCGGTGCCGCTATAACGCACGAGCACGCGGCCTTCGTCGCCAAGCCGCGCCTCGACCGCCGCGATCGCGCGCTCCACCTCGGGCATTTGCGCCAGCGGCACCTTGCGCGGCACCTTGACGTTGACCAGCACCTGCGGGCTTTTTTCCATGCAGCGCGCCAACTCCGACAACGGCTTGTCTTCGCGCACCATGGTCGCGAGCACGCTCAGCGCCGCGATGATGCCATCGCCCGTGGTGCAGTGGTCGAGAAACACCATGTGCCCCGATTGCTCGCCGCCGAGGTTGTAGCCGTGCTTGCGCATCGCCTCGACCACGTAGCGATCGCCAACCTGCGTCCGCACCAAGGCGCCGCCCGCCGCCTTCATGGCGCGCTCGAGCCCAATATTGGACATGACCGTGGTGACCAAGGTGTTGTGCGCTAAGGTCCCACGCTGCAGCATGCGCGTCGCGGCGATCGCCATCACCGCGTCGCCGTCGATCACGTTGCCGCGCTCGTCGCACAAGATGAGCCGATCGGCATCGCCATCGAGCGCCAGCCCAAGGTGTGCATGATACAGCCGCACCGTCTCCGCGAGCTGCTCGGGGTGCAAGGCGCCGGCTTGGCGATTGATGTTTTGGCCGTCGGGCTTGCAATGGATGCTGATGACCTTGGCACCGAGCTCTTCCATAATTGCCGGCGCGACCTTGTACGCCGCGCCGTGGCCGGCATCGATGACGATGCGCAGGCCTTCGAGCGTGAGCTCAGCCGGGAAGGTCTGTTTGCAAAACACGATGTAGCGGCCGCGCGCGTCTTCAATGCGAGTGGCCTTACCAATCTCGCTCGAACGCACACGCCCATCGGCCAGCTCAGGCGACGCCATTAGCGCCTCAATAGATGCCTCGACCTCGTCGGGGAGCTTGAAGCCGTCGTGCGAGAAGATCTTGATGCCATTGTCTTCAAACGGATTATGCGACGCCGAAATCATGATGCCCGCATCGCAGCGCATCGACGACGTAATAAACGCGACGCCAGGGGTGGGCAGTGGCCCCGTGAGCCACACGTCGCCGCCCATTGCGACGATGCCGGCGGCGAGCGCCGACTCGAACAAATAACCCGATTGCCTGGTGTCTTTGCCGATCGCGATGCGCGGCCCGCGGTTGCCCTTGCGCAGGCGCAGCGCCACTGCCATCCCTAGCTTCATTACGGTTTCGGGCGTCATAGGCTCGACATTCGCCAAGCCGCGCATGCCATCGGTTCCAAAGAGCTTTCGCGTCATATGCTGGGCTGCATGCTACCGCGAAATGGCGGGCGCTGCCTCACTCTCGCGCCAAGCCGCGTAGATTTGGCGAGATTGCGCAATGTTGTGGACGCGGATGACGTGCGCCCCGGCGGCGATCGCGGCGACATTTACATGGCCCGTGGCGACGTCTAGCTCGGCCGTGGTGGGTGTCGGTGTCGCGCGCAAGCCTCGCGATGCCGCCCACGCCTCGTCGGCGAGCAGCGCGCGAATAAACCGCTTGCGCGATGCACCGATCACCACCGGCGTGGCGGTCGCCGCCATTAAGGTGGGCATCTCGGCAATCAGTTCGAGGTGCGCGCCCGGCGAGGCGCCCTTGCCCATGCCGAGCCCCGGATCGCACCACACATCGCCTCGGCGACCGGGCGGCCAACTGAGAACCTGCGCGTGCCACGCGTCGGCGATCTGGGCGGCTCGCGGACATTGCTCGTCGACAAACATGGCGGAGAGCGACGACGACGCCACGTGGCCGGCAATATATATGACCGGCTGCGCGGCGACGAGCGTGCGCATCCCGGCATCGAAGCGACCGCCCGAGATGTCGTTGACGACCTCGGCGCCCTCTGCGATCGCGATCGCGGCGACGGCGGCCTTGGTCGTATCAATCGAGATCGGCACGACGCCCCAGCGACACAGTGCGCGCAAGGCGGGCAAAACGCGAGCTAGCTCCTCGGCTTCGCTAACGGGCGTGGCGCGAGGATTGGTCGATTCGCCGCCGAGGTCGAGCATATCGGCGCCATCCGCCACCAACGCCTCGGCTCGCCGCATCACGGCCGCAACGTCGACTAACTCACCGCCATCGGAAAACGAATCGGGCGTGACATTAAGGACGCCGAGCCAGTAGGGGCGCGAAGCGGCCCACGTGCCCGTGCGAAAGGTCGCGCGCAGCGCCGCGCGGCGCATCGTCTGCATCGCGCGCTACGCCAATTTTGGCGCTGGCTCGGTGGCCAATACCCCGGCCAGACCGTCTTTTTTTTCGTCCTTGGCTTCCGGCTTGACCTCAGGCCCTTTGCGGCGCGGTGGCGGCAGCGGCCGGTTGAGTTTCTCGCCGCGCAACAAGACCTCGATGTCGTCGTGATCAATCGTCTCGTACTCAAGCAGCGCCTCCGACATGCTGTCGAGCAAGGCGCGTTGATCGGTGAGGATTTGCTTGGCACGCTCATACTGAGCCACGACGATGCTTCTAATTTCAGCATCGATGCGCCGCATGGTGTCTTCGGAGTGCCGCTCGCCCGAGCTTAGGTCGCGGCCCAAGAAGACCTCTTGCTTGCTGCCGGCAAAATTGAGCGGACCGAACTCATCGCTCATGCCCCACTCGGTGACCATCGAGCGCGCCAATTCGGTCGCCCGCTCGATGTCGTTGCCGGCGCCGGTGGTTTTCTGCGCAAACACCAGCTCTTCGGCGACGCGGCCACCCATGAGGATGCAAATCGTATTGCGCGCAAACTCGCCGGTCATGCTGAGGCGATCTTCGGTCGGCAGCTGTTGCGTAAGTCCCAGCGCGCGACCGCGCGGGATGATGGTCACTTTGTGCACCGGGTCGGCATCGACGCCAACAAAACGCGCGACCAGGGCGTGGCCGATTTCGTGCACCGCCGTCGTCTTCTTCTCTTTATCCGAGATGATCATCGATCGGCGCTCGGCGCCCATCATGACCTTGTCCTTGGCTTCTTCGAAATCCGCCATCGCGACCTTTTCGCGATTTTTGCGCGCCGCAATCAGCGCGCCTTCATTCACCAGCGCCTCGAGATCGGCGCCGGAGAACCCAGGGGTGCCGCGGGCAATGACCGCGAGGTCAACGTTGGCATCCAGCGGCACCTTGGCGGCGTGGACTTCCAAAATGCCAACGCGGCCGCGCACGTCGGGCCTTGGCACCACGATGCGGCGGTCAAAGCGACCAGCGCGGAGCAGCGCCGGGTCGAGGACGTCTGGGCGGTTCGTCGCGGCAATGATGATAACGCCGTCGTTGGCCTCAAAGCCGTCCATTTCGACGAGCAACTGGTTGAGCGTTTGCTCGCGCTCGTCGTGGCCGCCGCCGACGCCCGCGCCGCGATGGCGGCCTACCGCATCAATTTCATCGATAAAAATAATGCACGGCGCGTTCTTTTTGCCTTGCTCAAAGAGGTCGCGCACGCGCGAGGCGCCGACGCCGACAAACATTTCTACGAAGTCTGAACCCGAGATCGAAAAGAAGGGCACGCCAGCCTCGCCCGCGATCGCTTTGGCGAGCAGGGTCTTGCCGGTGCCCGGCGAGCCCATCATCAGCACGCCCTTCGGGATACGGCCGCCGAGCTTGGTAAATTTTTTCGGGTCTTTGAGGAACTCGACGATTTCCTCGACTTCTTCCTTGGCCTCTTCGACGCCGGCGACGTCTTTAAAGGTCACCTTGTTTTGCCCTTCGGCAAGCAGGCGCGCCTTGGACTTGCCAAAGCTCATCGCCTTGCCGCCGCCAGACTGCATCTGGCGCAAGAAAAAGAAGAAGATGCCAAACAAGAACAACATCGGCAGCCACGACAGCAGCAGCTGTGGCCAGAAGCTCGACTCTTCCTTGGCTTTCACCGAATAAGGAATGTTGGCCGCGGCAATGAGCTGCGGCAGGTTTTCCGGAAACTCGCCGTAGGTGATCGCCTTGGCGGTGTTGTCCTTATAGGAAATAACGTACTTCGCATCGTTACGCCCGCGCGGCTCGACTTGGATTTGTTGGATGTTCGCGGCCGCCGTCTTGTCGCTTAGCAAGGCGCGAAACGCGACCACGTCGAGCTCTTTTTGCTTGCTCGACTGATCCGTGAACATGCTGTAGACGCTCACAAAAATGAGGGCTGCAATGATCCAAACCAGGATGGTTTTATGGGACTGACGCACGAGAAAAACAGTAGCACGCACCCCCTAGGTGCGCACCCGCAGGTGGCCTGAAAGCCTAACCGTTTGGCCTGGATGTCACATTTTGGGGACCCACGGGGGCATCAAAGGCTGCGCCCACATGCTCGGCCCAAGCGATTTCGCGCGATTGCTGGTTAACCAGCACCCAGGCGCTGGCGCGACGCGACGCGGGCACTCTCGCCTGCGCAAACAAATCAGAGAGCTTGCCCGAGCGGCCACGCAAACGCAGCGGACGCATTTTGTCGCCAGCTCGCCAGTGACGCCACGCGTATCCCGCGGGCGGGGCAAATGGCGGAGCTGCCGCGCGACTCGCGTCGGCCGGGGGCACCAGCGTCGCGTCAGCGATAAAGGCGATTGTCGAGAACTCCTTGCGGACGACGCCGCCGGCGACATTGAGTTGTTTGGTTTCGTCACTGGCGCACATGGCAAGCACCGCCTCGCGGTGCCGCCGCGTCGCGCCGTGGCCCGAAGCGCGACGCAGCCAACGCGCCACCACCCAGCGCGCAAGCGCTGGCGGCGTTAACCTGAGTTGCTGCGCGTCGAGCTCGCCGCCCGGCGCGACGACGCGCTGCCACCAATGGCGGCGCAGCGGACGCGCAGCGCGATACCAAGCGTCTAGTTGCCGCGACACCGCGGCGAGCGATGCCACCACGCTCGGCTGCTCGCGCGCGAGCATCGGCATGATGTCGAGGCGCAGGCGCGGCCGCAGCATGGCGCGATCCTCGTTCATGGGGTCATCCCACACCGGCAGCGCGTGCGCTTTGACATACGCCTCAACCGCAGCGCGCGGCATAGCGAGCCATGGGCGAAGGTAAATGCCACGCCGAGGCGCGATGGTGCGCAGGCCCGCGAGATCAGTGCCGCGCAGCAGCCTCATGAGCACAGTCTCGGCAACGTCGCGCTCGGTATGCGCGGTCATTACCCAAGCCAGCCCGAGTTCGGCCTGCAGCTGCGCCAGCGCCGCATAGCGCGCCTTGCGCGCCGCAGCCTCCAGCGAGCCGTTGCGCTCGACCACAATCTCGCGCACCAACGCGTGCATTCCCAGCGATGCGGCCCAGGCTGCTACGCGCGCGCCAACCTCGGCGCTGCCAGCTTGCAAGCCGTGATCAATATGCAAGACGACGACGCGGTCGCCCCATATCCCGTGCGCGACGTGCGCAAGCGCCAGCGAGTCGGCACCGCCCGAGCACGCGACGCCGATGCGCGCTTCCGCCGCCAGCCCGCCGGGCGTCGCCCCCGCTAATGCTCGCCTAAGCGCACGCGTGAGCTGATCGGCGGCGCGGGTCACCGGGCGGTTATACCCCAAAGCGTAGGCCGCGTCGGCTATGGAAGCACGACCTCCACCGGTTCGGCCGACCGCTGGACGAGAATGGCGATCATCGTTAAGCTCGCCGACATGAAATGGCGCGCGGCAACCTGCTCGGTTCTTTGGTCGCTTGTGGCGTGCGGACGGCCCCCTGCGACCACGACGGGCTCCGAACCGCCGCCTGCCCCACTCGCCCCCGCTGCGTTCGTGCTTTCGGATGACGTTTGGCCCGAGGTTGAAGCATCCCCAGGGGAAGCCCGTAAAACACTACAGCACGAGACCATATTGGTCAGCATGGCCCTACCCGCTGACGCCACGGTGGAGCTCGATCGCCTCGCATACGGGCACCCCGTCATCTACGTCCGGAGCAACGGCGTTCGCGTCGATATCACATGGAGCGGCTCGGCATATAACCCAGAGTTTAGCGCCACACCGCCCACCTTCGGCCGCACGCCCGTCCATCAAATTTCACGTGCAACCGGCAACGAGACGGTGCACTACATTCGCGACGGCATCAACACAGTGGTGGGCTATGTCCGCGGCGCAACCTGCGAAGGCAAGTTGCTGCGCGAAGCCGAGGTCGAGCGCGCCTTCCAACTTTGCGCCAGCATGCGTGTCCCACGCCCCGGTGCGCTTGTGAAGCGGCCAACGTCGTTGCTGCGGCATCTTCCGTACCTTGCCTACGAGAAAGATTCGACGCCGATTTTGGGCAAAACGCCGCCAACTGCGTTTGCAGGACACATTGCAGTCCAGGCGTTTCCCGGACCGTGCAATGAGACTGACATCCGGGAAATAAACACAAGCGGCGAGGTTGAATTCGCGACGGTGCAGCTGCCTCATGGCGCGACCTTTGTGCGTTCCTGCTTTCAAGGCACGGGCGCCGCGCGCGTGTTGACGTGGGCCTCCGCGTGGTCAACGCGCAGGGGGCATTGCGTCAGGGTTGATATCCATGAATCGATGGATCCGATTACGCCAGCACAACTCGATTACATCGCGCGGCTAAGCGACCTGGTTCTTGCCGACGGCTGATGGTGGTCTGTTAATCCGCGGGAGAGGTGTTGCTAGTGGTGATTCTGCCATGGCCTGTGCTACTAGGTGGAGCGTAAGGCCTCATGACAGACAACACAGACAAACCAGCATCGTCGTCGACCACGCCGCTTGCGCGACCCAGTAGCGCCGCCATTTCGGCGCCCTCCGCGGCAGGGCGCATGAACGCGCTGTTTGAGGCCGCAAATCCAGCGGCTGCGGTTGCGGCGCTGCCCGTGCCGCAGCTCTACGAAATTGTCACCCAGGTTGGTTTTGGCGACACCCAGGAGCTCATCGAGCTCGCGACGCCCAAGCAATTGCGCGGTTGCATCGACATCGACGCGTGGGACCGCCACGAGCTGACCATGGCGACGATTACGCCGTGGCTTGGCGCCATTATTGAAGTTGGCCCGGAAAAAGTCACGGCAGTGTGGGAGGCGCTCGACACCGAGATGCGCGCGCTCTTGCTGCAGCGGCATACGTTTATCTATGACCTATCGCTCGGGGAAGAGCCGGACGACAGCGACGATGCGGAGCTTTTGTTTACGGTCGATACATTTTTTTGCATCAAGCTGCTCGGCGATGACACGCACAATCGCCTCGTGCGCAGACTCATTGAGGATTTGTATCGCGGCGATTCCAACCTCGCGCGCCATACGACTACGTGCGCGCGTTCCGAGCCGCCTGCGGAGCTCGAGGACTATGCCTATCGCTGGCGTTCGGGTCGTATGGCCGACCTCGGCTTTGCCGATTACTACGAGGCGCTTGAGCTGTTTCGCGTGCTCGAACCCGCGTCGGTCAAGATCGGCGAGAACTCGCGCGAAATCATTGACGCGGCGA containing:
- a CDS encoding NAD(P)H-hydrate dehydratase, producing the protein MRPVVSIADMLALETALMARGVPQSELMRRAGAGVADVVLARWRQAPAARVVVVCGPGNNGGDGYVVARVVAAAGVPVRVWAVAPPRTEAARTASADAAADGVIARELKPFAMAAYLADVEGALVVDSIFGTGVARAVDGAAAQAIAAYPRAAYVIAVDVPSGINADTGIAAAAVRADMTVACGAYKLAHAVSPGLGLVGIVRFADIGLSPAETNAVARAQLISPRDAAAWLPREAAEAHKGVRGHVLCVGGGPGMRGAGRLAAYGALRAGAGTVVLVAPDNVEVRAPAPVMTSWAQDAALWTRPAHACVVGPGLGRDADAIEALARALRSDLPLVIDADALNLLAAGEVRMPAARRDAGVTVLTPHPGEAARLLDLSVAEVQADRVAAALALAARFRVTAVLKGEGTVIAHGARVLVVAAHVPALATAGSGDVLAGVLASLLAQAAAAPRRDDATGLGLPSHVSVVAAGVGLHAQAGALMGRRLGARGATALDIVRYLPRARVSLLTRLPPATPAAII
- the tilS gene encoding tRNA lysidine(34) synthetase TilS → MTRAADQLTRALRRALAGATPGGLAAEARIGVACSGGADSLALAHVAHGIWGDRVVVLHIDHGLQAGSAEVGARVAAWAASLGMHALVREIVVERNGSLEAAARKARYAALAQLQAELGLAWVMTAHTERDVAETVLMRLLRGTDLAGLRTIAPRRGIYLRPWLAMPRAAVEAYVKAHALPVWDDPMNEDRAMLRPRLRLDIMPMLAREQPSVVASLAAVSRQLDAWYRAARPLRRHWWQRVVAPGGELDAQQLRLTPPALARWVVARWLRRASGHGATRRHREAVLAMCASDETKQLNVAGGVVRKEFSTIAFIADATLVPPADASRAAAPPFAPPAGYAWRHWRAGDKMRPLRLRGRSGKLSDLFAQARVPASRRASAWVLVNQQSREIAWAEHVGAAFDAPVGPQNVTSRPNG
- the ftsH gene encoding ATP-dependent zinc metalloprotease FtsH; this translates as MRQSHKTILVWIIAALIFVSVYSMFTDQSSKQKELDVVAFRALLSDKTAAANIQQIQVEPRGRNDAKYVISYKDNTAKAITYGEFPENLPQLIAAANIPYSVKAKEESSFWPQLLLSWLPMLFLFGIFFFFLRQMQSGGGKAMSFGKSKARLLAEGQNKVTFKDVAGVEEAKEEVEEIVEFLKDPKKFTKLGGRIPKGVLMMGSPGTGKTLLAKAIAGEAGVPFFSISGSDFVEMFVGVGASRVRDLFEQGKKNAPCIIFIDEIDAVGRHRGAGVGGGHDEREQTLNQLLVEMDGFEANDGVIIIAATNRPDVLDPALLRAGRFDRRIVVPRPDVRGRVGILEVHAAKVPLDANVDLAVIARGTPGFSGADLEALVNEGALIAARKNREKVAMADFEEAKDKVMMGAERRSMIISDKEKKTTAVHEIGHALVARFVGVDADPVHKVTIIPRGRALGLTQQLPTEDRLSMTGEFARNTICILMGGRVAEELVFAQKTTGAGNDIERATELARSMVTEWGMSDEFGPLNFAGSKQEVFLGRDLSSGERHSEDTMRRIDAEIRSIVVAQYERAKQILTDQRALLDSMSEALLEYETIDHDDIEVLLRGEKLNRPLPPPRRKGPEVKPEAKDEKKDGLAGVLATEPAPKLA
- a CDS encoding phosphoglucosamine mutase, with amino-acid sequence MTRKLFGTDGMRGLANVEPMTPETVMKLGMAVALRLRKGNRGPRIAIGKDTRQSGYLFESALAAGIVAMGGDVWLTGPLPTPGVAFITSSMRCDAGIMISASHNPFEDNGIKIFSHDGFKLPDEVEASIEALMASPELADGRVRSSEIGKATRIEDARGRYIVFCKQTFPAELTLEGLRIVIDAGHGAAYKVAPAIMEELGAKVISIHCKPDGQNINRQAGALHPEQLAETVRLYHAHLGLALDGDADRLILCDERGNVIDGDAVMAIAATRMLQRGTLAHNTLVTTVMSNIGLERAMKAAGGALVRTQVGDRYVVEAMRKHGYNLGGEQSGHMVFLDHCTTGDGIIAALSVLATMVREDKPLSELARCMEKSPQVLVNVKVPRKVPLAQMPEVERAIAAVEARLGDEGRVLVRYSGTEAKARVMIEGPDEPMIREHAEAIAAMLVQACGAAA
- the folP gene encoding dihydropteroate synthase, with protein sequence MQTMRRAALRATFRTGTWAASRPYWLGVLNVTPDSFSDGGELVDVAAVMRRAEALVADGADMLDLGGESTNPRATPVSEAEELARVLPALRALCRWGVVPISIDTTKAAVAAIAIAEGAEVVNDISGGRFDAGMRTLVAAQPVIYIAGHVASSSLSAMFVDEQCPRAAQIADAWHAQVLSWPPGRRGDVWCDPGLGMGKGASPGAHLELIAEMPTLMAATATPVVIGASRKRFIRALLADEAWAASRGLRATPTPTTAELDVATGHVNVAAIAAGAHVIRVHNIAQSRQIYAAWRESEAAPAISR